In Aliarcobacter faecis, a genomic segment contains:
- a CDS encoding glycosyltransferase family 9 protein — translation MKIFIEIPSWLGDAIMATPAIENLIKTYPQAKIILLGSFVSTQAFEGYSNIERVIVDNTKKEKNRYKALVSLAKSIGKVDLAISFRRSFSSKFMMFFIKAKEKFNYKRLTKKEIHLAIRYNDFINKVLNLSNEVGDLKLYFKPFSYSKATLGINPGATYGSAKRWYSQEFAKVAISLANRYDIVIFGGPTETDIAKDIEDELIKNGISNYQNLAGKTTIPELIEKIAGLDLFITNDSGPMHIAAAYKVKTIAIFGPTKFTETNQWHNDENGLIITKNLSCAPCMKRVCPLKHHNCMKQITASDVLKGLEKLEDISK, via the coding sequence ATGAAAATATTTATAGAAATTCCCTCTTGGTTAGGTGATGCTATCATGGCAACTCCAGCTATAGAAAATTTGATAAAAACTTATCCTCAAGCTAAAATTATACTCTTAGGTTCATTTGTATCTACACAAGCATTTGAAGGATATTCAAATATAGAAAGGGTAATTGTAGATAATACAAAAAAAGAAAAGAATAGGTATAAAGCTCTTGTCTCCTTAGCAAAAAGTATAGGAAAAGTTGATTTAGCAATCTCTTTTAGAAGAAGTTTTTCTTCTAAATTTATGATGTTTTTTATAAAAGCGAAGGAAAAATTTAACTATAAAAGACTTACAAAAAAAGAAATACATCTAGCTATAAGATACAATGATTTTATAAATAAAGTTTTAAATTTAAGTAATGAAGTAGGGGATTTGAAACTTTATTTTAAGCCATTTTCTTACTCTAAAGCCACTCTTGGAATAAATCCTGGTGCAACATATGGAAGTGCAAAAAGATGGTATTCACAAGAGTTTGCAAAGGTTGCTATATCTTTAGCCAATAGATATGATATTGTTATTTTTGGAGGACCAACTGAAACTGATATTGCAAAAGATATAGAAGATGAGTTAATTAAAAATGGTATTTCAAATTATCAAAATTTAGCTGGAAAGACTACAATTCCTGAACTTATAGAAAAAATAGCTGGACTTGATCTCTTTATTACAAATGATAGTGGTCCTATGCATATTGCGGCTGCTTATAAAGTAAAAACTATTGCAATATTTGGACCTACGAAATTTACAGAAACAAATCAGTGGCATAATGATGAAAATGGCTTGATTATTACGAAGAATCTCTCTTGTGCCCCTTGTATGAAAAGGGTTTGTCCTTTAAAACATCATAATTGTATGAAGCAAATAACAGCTAGTGATGTTTTAAAAGGCTTAGAAAAATTAGAAGATATTTCAAAGTAA
- a CDS encoding phosphoethanolamine transferase: MKAISTNRLIIIFSIIFTLFYNFKFFKDMFLAYGFNGLNLLYFLSTAILLVALMSFIFSFFSSKYIIKPLFILLFVVSAFTAYFMDTYSIVIDTEMIRNSLQTNLKESMDLFSFKLILYVVFLAILPVYFIYKVRIEYKSLKVELFSRVKIIVLSLIIILVIIFSFSKFYTSFAREHKPLRYNVNPIYWIYSIANYLNKTFDTAPTELKEIGLDSKVVEPIEEPKELIVLVVGETARADRFSLNGYSKETNPLLKKENVISFPNMYSCGTSTAHSVPCMFSVYDKDDYSYKKGISTQNVLDVLKNTQDIAILWRDNNSDSKGVALRVDYEDFRTSATNTICEDDECRDEGMLVGLEDYVEKNKGKDILIVLHQMGSHGPAYYKRYPKEFEKFTPVCQTNQLESCTQEEISNTYDNTILYTDYFLSKAINFLKKYENSHETALMYVSDHGESLGENGIYLHGMPYAIAPKEQKNVASLLWIGDGAMEHEYDKDKVKLIKDNEFSQDNLFHTLLGLFEVETEVYKKDMDILNDARND, from the coding sequence TTGAAAGCAATTTCTACAAATAGATTAATTATCATATTTTCTATTATTTTTACTCTATTCTACAATTTTAAATTTTTTAAAGATATGTTTTTAGCTTATGGTTTTAATGGTTTAAATCTTTTATATTTTTTATCAACAGCAATTTTACTTGTAGCATTGATGAGTTTTATATTTTCATTTTTTAGTTCAAAATATATAATAAAACCACTTTTTATTCTACTTTTTGTAGTTTCGGCATTTACAGCTTATTTTATGGATACATATAGCATTGTAATTGATACAGAGATGATAAGAAATAGTTTACAAACAAATTTAAAAGAGTCTATGGATTTGTTTAGTTTTAAACTGATTTTATATGTAGTTTTTTTAGCAATTCTCCCAGTATATTTTATATATAAAGTAAGAATTGAGTATAAATCTTTGAAAGTTGAACTATTCTCAAGAGTAAAAATTATAGTTTTATCTTTAATCATAATTTTGGTGATAATTTTTAGTTTTTCAAAATTTTATACCTCTTTTGCAAGAGAACATAAACCTTTAAGATATAATGTAAACCCTATATATTGGATATATAGTATAGCAAATTATCTAAATAAAACTTTTGATACAGCTCCTACAGAACTTAAAGAAATTGGTCTTGATTCAAAAGTAGTTGAACCAATAGAAGAGCCAAAAGAGTTGATTGTTTTAGTTGTTGGTGAAACGGCAAGAGCTGATAGATTTTCACTAAATGGTTATTCTAAAGAGACAAATCCTCTTTTAAAAAAAGAAAATGTTATAAGCTTTCCAAATATGTACTCTTGTGGAACTTCGACTGCTCATTCTGTACCTTGTATGTTTTCTGTTTATGACAAAGATGACTATAGTTATAAAAAAGGTATTTCAACTCAAAATGTTTTAGATGTTTTAAAAAATACTCAAGATATTGCAATTTTATGGAGAGATAATAATTCTGATTCAAAAGGAGTAGCATTAAGAGTAGATTATGAAGATTTTAGAACTTCTGCTACAAATACAATATGCGAAGATGATGAGTGTAGAGATGAAGGAATGCTTGTAGGGCTTGAAGATTATGTAGAGAAAAATAAGGGAAAAGATATTTTAATAGTTCTTCATCAAATGGGAAGTCATGGACCAGCATATTATAAAAGATATCCAAAAGAGTTTGAAAAATTTACACCAGTTTGTCAAACAAATCAGTTAGAGAGTTGTACACAAGAGGAGATAAGTAATACTTATGATAATACGATTTTATATACAGATTATTTTTTATCAAAAGCTATAAATTTCTTAAAAAAATATGAAAATAGCCATGAAACAGCTTTGATGTATGTATCTGATCATGGTGAGAGTTTAGGTGAAAATGGAATTTATCTTCATGGAATGCCTTATGCTATAGCTCCAAAAGAGCAAAAAAATGTTGCTTCTTTACTTTGGATAGGAGATGGTGCTATGGAACATGAATATGATAAAGATAAAGTTAAACTTATTAAAGATAATGAGTTCTCTCAGGATAATCTATTCCATACTCTTTTAGGGCTTTTTGAAGTTGAAACTGAAGTTTATAAAAAGGATATGGATATTTTAAATGATGCAAGAAACGATTAA
- a CDS encoding phosphatase PAP2 family protein: MQETINRQIIITGFLFIFVVLIFEFTNFDIDFQKFFYNFENKTWFISKDEVIADLIFYSGFKKLFIGFSILVVLITIFSFFKKIIFFQEYKKGLLILSLSLILVPSLSGLKSITNVPCPTNIIEFGGNSIDVKILESYPKDYIQESKHRCWPAGHATMGFSLMALYFLFKTQRNRNIALGVGITIGILTGGYKILIGDHFLSHTLVTMLAVWLVILLIVKLVNKIKKLED; this comes from the coding sequence ATGCAAGAAACGATTAATAGGCAAATTATTATTACAGGTTTCTTATTTATATTTGTGGTTCTAATTTTTGAGTTTACAAATTTTGATATAGATTTTCAAAAGTTTTTTTATAATTTTGAGAATAAAACTTGGTTTATATCAAAAGATGAAGTAATAGCAGATTTAATCTTTTATAGTGGGTTTAAGAAATTATTTATTGGTTTTTCAATTTTAGTTGTATTAATAACTATTTTCTCATTTTTCAAGAAAATTATTTTTTTTCAAGAGTATAAAAAAGGTTTACTAATTTTATCTTTATCACTCATTCTAGTTCCTTCTTTATCTGGATTAAAAAGTATTACAAATGTTCCTTGTCCTACTAATATTATAGAGTTTGGTGGCAATTCAATAGATGTAAAAATCCTTGAAAGTTATCCAAAAGATTATATTCAAGAGTCAAAACATAGATGTTGGCCTGCTGGTCATGCTACAATGGGATTTTCTCTAATGGCACTATATTTTCTATTTAAAACACAAAGAAATAGAAATATTGCTTTAGGTGTGGGAATAACTATTGGAATTTTAACTGGGGGCTATAAGATATTAATTGGAGATCATTTTTTAAGTCATACTTTAGTTACTATGTTAGCAGTTTGGTTAGTTATTTTATTGATTGTTAAATTAGTAAATAAAATAAAAAAGCTAGAAGATTAA
- a CDS encoding LTA synthase family protein, with translation MAIFRELLKVYIVFGALFFIGRTFFYLIYFNRLSDISLEESLLTFIYGLRMDTIVISIILIIPTILLTLSPKIFSKYISNFLNFYILVFLVIALFIESASFPFFAQYDLRPNYLFIEYLAYPKEVSSLLFKDYKLEFIGAFILIFIVARIYLKSNFIKFEKVFEQSYFSRVILLLPILLVLFLGIRSSLGHRPVNISDALYSTNRVINEITKNSIHSLGYAYYSNIKSENDISKYGKMSVEEAYKVASKTLGITYKNETKPFYREVKTHLEKKEQKNLVIFIQESLGAQFTGFIGKQNLTPNLDNLAKNYISFTNLYSNGTRSVRGLAALTSGTLPIHSVEVLKRNKSQHDYFTIANLLKPYGYKSSFIYGGEARFDNMKSWYLGNGFDEVIEEKDYINPIFKSTWGVSDEDLVIKANEQFKTYSKNKENFVSVMFSSSNHMPFELPDGKIEFDKNFPRNSVENAIKYADFAIGKFFELAHKEDYFKNTVFVIVADHNVRVYGDQIVPIDMFQIPAVIISDGISPQIFSRLSSQADVLATALDLIGIDLSYPILGNSIFKDNKQDINLMLFDEIYAYRKGDIITILVPNLPTKTFEYKDKKLVEIPNNEDLQKEALALIYILDDMYKNKSYK, from the coding sequence ATGGCAATTTTTCGGGAACTTTTAAAAGTTTATATAGTTTTTGGTGCTCTTTTTTTTATAGGAAGAACTTTTTTTTATCTAATATATTTTAATAGGTTAAGTGATATTTCATTAGAAGAGTCCTTATTAACATTTATCTATGGTTTAAGAATGGATACAATAGTTATCTCTATAATTCTTATTATTCCAACTATTCTTTTAACACTTTCTCCAAAAATATTTTCAAAATATATCTCAAATTTTTTAAATTTTTATATTTTAGTTTTCTTAGTTATTGCACTATTTATTGAAAGTGCTAGTTTTCCATTTTTTGCACAATATGATTTAAGACCGAATTATCTATTTATTGAGTATTTAGCATATCCTAAAGAGGTATCTTCTTTACTCTTTAAAGATTATAAATTAGAATTTATCGGTGCATTTATTTTGATATTTATTGTAGCTAGAATATATCTAAAATCAAATTTTATAAAGTTTGAAAAAGTTTTTGAACAAAGTTATTTTTCAAGAGTAATACTACTCTTACCTATTCTTTTAGTTCTATTTTTAGGTATTCGTTCATCTTTAGGTCATAGACCTGTAAATATCTCTGATGCTTTATATAGTACAAATAGAGTTATAAATGAAATTACAAAAAACTCTATTCACTCTTTAGGTTATGCCTATTATTCAAATATAAAAAGTGAAAATGATATCTCAAAATATGGAAAAATGAGTGTTGAAGAGGCTTACAAAGTGGCTTCAAAAACTTTGGGAATTACTTATAAAAATGAAACAAAACCTTTTTATAGAGAGGTAAAAACTCATTTAGAGAAAAAAGAGCAAAAAAATCTTGTAATTTTTATACAAGAGAGTTTAGGAGCTCAATTTACAGGATTTATAGGGAAACAAAATTTAACTCCAAATTTGGATAATTTAGCAAAAAATTATATATCTTTTACAAATCTTTACTCAAATGGTACAAGAAGTGTTAGGGGCTTAGCTGCACTTACAAGTGGAACTTTGCCTATTCATAGTGTTGAAGTTTTAAAGAGAAATAAGTCTCAACATGACTACTTTACAATTGCTAATTTACTAAAACCTTATGGTTACAAATCAAGCTTTATTTATGGTGGAGAAGCTAGATTTGATAATATGAAAAGTTGGTACTTGGGAAATGGTTTTGATGAAGTAATTGAAGAAAAAGATTATATAAATCCTATTTTTAAAAGTACTTGGGGTGTAAGTGATGAAGATTTGGTAATCAAAGCAAATGAACAGTTTAAAACATATTCTAAAAATAAAGAAAATTTTGTAAGTGTAATGTTTAGTTCATCAAATCATATGCCTTTTGAACTTCCTGATGGAAAGATAGAATTTGATAAAAACTTTCCAAGAAATAGTGTTGAAAATGCTATAAAATATGCTGATTTTGCAATAGGAAAATTTTTTGAACTAGCACACAAAGAGGATTATTTTAAAAATACTGTATTTGTTATAGTTGCTGACCACAATGTAAGAGTTTATGGAGACCAAATAGTTCCTATTGATATGTTCCAAATACCTGCTGTTATCATAAGTGATGGTATTTCTCCTCAAATATTTAGTAGATTAAGTTCTCAAGCAGATGTTTTAGCAACAGCTTTAGATTTAATAGGAATTGATTTATCTTATCCAATACTTGGGAACTCTATATTTAAAGATAATAAGCAAGATATAAATTTGATGTTATTTGATGAAATTTATGCTTATAGGAAAGGAGATATAATAACTATTTTAGTTCCAAATCTACCCACTAAAACTTTTGAATATAAAGATAAAAAATTAGTAGAAATTCCAAATAATGAGGATTTACAAAAAGAAGCTTTGGCTTTGATTTATATTTTAGATGATATGTATAAAAATAAATCTTACAAATAA
- the gmhA gene encoding D-sedoheptulose 7-phosphate isomerase yields MENNEISPCANKNAIIKEFLAHQEIISKVIETMQEPLLEASKIAVETLRAGNKILLCGNGGSAADAQHFAAELTGRYKTERRGLPGIALTTDTSALTAIGNDYGYDRVFDRQVEALANKGDLVIGISTSGNSANVINALKVAREMGCKTIGLTGRDGGKMNELCDINLVVPSNDTPRIQEMHILFEHTICQIIDNEITKL; encoded by the coding sequence ATGGAAAATAATGAAATTTCGCCTTGTGCGAATAAAAATGCAATAATTAAAGAGTTTTTAGCACACCAAGAAATAATATCAAAAGTTATAGAGACTATGCAAGAACCTCTTTTAGAAGCTTCAAAAATTGCAGTTGAAACACTAAGAGCTGGAAATAAAATACTACTTTGTGGAAATGGTGGAAGTGCAGCTGATGCACAACATTTTGCAGCAGAATTAACGGGAAGATATAAAACTGAAAGACGAGGACTTCCAGGTATTGCACTTACAACTGATACAAGTGCATTAACAGCTATTGGAAATGATTATGGATATGATAGAGTTTTTGATAGACAAGTTGAAGCTTTAGCAAATAAAGGTGATTTAGTAATAGGAATCTCTACTTCTGGAAACTCTGCAAATGTTATAAATGCCTTAAAAGTGGCACGTGAAATGGGTTGCAAAACTATTGGATTAACAGGGCGAGATGGTGGAAAAATGAATGAACTTTGTGATATAAACTTAGTTGTTCCATCAAATGATACTCCAAGAATACAAGAGATGCACATACTTTTTGAACATACTATTTGTCAAATTATAGACAATGAAATAACCAAACTCTAA
- the rfaE1 gene encoding D-glycero-beta-D-manno-heptose-7-phosphate kinase has product MKKLDKKPNILVIGDLMIDHYLWGNCDRISPEAPVQIVNVKKESSVLGGAGNVINNLVTLGAKVDVISVIGADNVANELKTLLEKINISTSNLVVEVMRKTSKKSRLIASQQQVLRYDMESIDDIDENSHKVIVQTLKNSIKKYSSIILSDYGKGVLTTKLTQDIIKIANEHDVKVLVDPKGKDYSKYKGSYTLTPNKKEAMEATNIDIKDENSLINALKSLKEKCDLKVSLITLSEQGIAIFEETLSIKPTVAREVYDVTGAGDTVIASIAFALGNDLSIDKAINFANLAAGVVVGKIGSATATLDEIYEYEYSLHKSNSTSHIKTFQEIEELASKFHKQGKKIVFTNGCFDILHVGHVKYLEKAKSYGDILILGLNADSSVKKLKGETRPINNQDDRAYILASLESVDYVVIFEEETPYELIKLIKPHTLVKGGDYEGKEVVGQDIANELKLVQFVDGKSTTNTIKRIKENDGK; this is encoded by the coding sequence ATGAAAAAATTGGATAAAAAACCAAATATTTTAGTAATTGGTGATTTAATGATAGATCATTATTTATGGGGAAATTGCGATAGAATCTCACCAGAAGCACCAGTTCAAATTGTAAATGTAAAAAAAGAGAGCTCAGTTCTTGGTGGAGCAGGAAACGTAATAAATAACCTTGTTACTCTAGGAGCAAAGGTTGATGTTATAAGTGTAATTGGAGCTGATAATGTAGCAAATGAACTAAAAACCCTACTAGAAAAAATAAATATTTCAACTTCAAATTTAGTAGTTGAAGTGATGCGAAAAACATCTAAGAAAAGCCGACTTATTGCTTCTCAACAACAAGTTTTAAGATATGATATGGAGAGTATTGATGATATTGATGAAAATAGCCATAAAGTAATAGTACAAACTTTAAAAAATAGTATCAAAAAATATAGCTCTATTATATTATCTGACTATGGGAAAGGCGTTCTAACAACTAAATTAACACAAGATATTATAAAAATAGCAAATGAACACGATGTAAAAGTTTTAGTTGATCCAAAAGGAAAAGATTATAGTAAATATAAAGGTTCTTATACTCTAACCCCTAATAAAAAAGAGGCTATGGAAGCTACAAATATAGATATAAAAGATGAAAACTCTTTGATAAATGCCTTAAAAAGTTTAAAAGAAAAATGTGATTTAAAAGTTTCACTTATCACTTTAAGTGAACAAGGAATTGCTATATTTGAAGAGACTCTTAGTATAAAACCAACTGTTGCTAGAGAAGTTTATGATGTAACAGGTGCGGGAGATACTGTTATAGCTTCTATTGCTTTTGCTTTAGGAAATGATTTATCTATAGATAAAGCTATTAATTTTGCAAATTTAGCTGCTGGTGTTGTTGTAGGAAAAATAGGAAGTGCAACAGCAACTCTTGATGAGATTTATGAATATGAGTATAGTTTACACAAATCAAACTCAACAAGCCATATAAAAACTTTTCAAGAGATTGAAGAGTTAGCTTCTAAATTTCATAAACAAGGCAAAAAAATAGTTTTTACAAATGGTTGTTTTGACATACTTCATGTTGGGCATGTAAAATATCTTGAAAAAGCAAAAAGCTATGGAGATATCTTAATTTTAGGTTTAAATGCAGATAGTAGTGTAAAAAAGCTAAAAGGAGAAACAAGACCAATAAACAATCAAGATGACAGAGCTTATATTTTAGCTTCACTTGAAAGTGTAGATTATGTAGTTATTTTTGAAGAAGAGACTCCTTATGAATTAATCAAACTAATCAAACCACATACTTTGGTAAAAGGTGGAGATTATGAGGGGAAAGAGGTAGTTGGACAAGATATAGCAAATGAGCTAAAACTTGTACAATTTGTAGATGGAAAAAGTACAACAAATACGATAAAAAGGATAAAAGAAAATGATGGAAAATAA
- the rfaD gene encoding ADP-glyceromanno-heptose 6-epimerase, producing the protein MKYNNINFNKKTILITGGAGFIGSNLAFYFQKNYPEAKVVVLDCFRNGETFSNGNLKSFGHFKNLIGFHGIVISGDINDKNLLKSLEKDYKFDYIFHQAAISDTTALEQDIMIKTNVNAYEDLLKIAIKHKANMIYASSAATYGDSDRFEVGFEKPNNVYGFSKVMMDNITYEYLKKDLPISIVGLKYFNVYGPKEFFKNKTASMVVQFGHQILKGLTPKLFEGSDKILRDFIYIEDIIQANIKACKPKKSGVYNVGTGNARSFEDIVNILQKELEINNGKEYIPNPFIGSYQFFTEANIETTKKFLDYKPKYSLEDGIKAYIVEIKRLFKEEVK; encoded by the coding sequence ATGAAATATAATAATATAAATTTTAATAAAAAGACAATTTTAATTACTGGTGGAGCTGGATTTATAGGTTCAAATTTAGCTTTTTATTTCCAAAAAAACTATCCTGAAGCAAAAGTTGTAGTTTTAGATTGTTTTAGAAATGGTGAGACTTTTTCAAATGGAAATTTAAAAAGCTTTGGTCACTTTAAAAACTTAATTGGATTTCACGGAATTGTAATAAGTGGGGATATAAATGACAAAAATCTTTTAAAAAGTTTAGAAAAAGATTATAAGTTTGACTATATTTTTCATCAAGCTGCAATCTCTGATACAACTGCACTTGAACAAGATATTATGATAAAAACAAATGTAAATGCCTATGAGGATTTACTAAAAATTGCAATAAAACATAAAGCAAATATGATTTATGCCTCATCAGCTGCAACTTATGGAGATAGTGATAGATTTGAGGTTGGATTTGAAAAACCAAATAATGTTTATGGATTTTCAAAAGTTATGATGGATAATATCACTTATGAGTATCTAAAAAAAGATTTACCAATATCTATTGTAGGGCTAAAATATTTTAATGTTTATGGACCAAAAGAGTTTTTCAAAAACAAAACAGCTTCTATGGTTGTACAATTTGGACATCAAATATTAAAAGGTCTTACTCCAAAACTTTTTGAAGGAAGTGATAAAATCTTAAGAGATTTTATCTATATTGAAGATATTATCCAAGCAAATATTAAAGCTTGTAAACCTAAAAAATCTGGGGTTTACAATGTTGGAACTGGAAATGCTAGAAGCTTTGAAGATATTGTAAATATTTTACAAAAAGAGCTTGAAATCAATAATGGCAAAGAGTATATTCCAAATCCATTTATTGGTTCATATCAATTTTTTACAGAAGCAAATATAGAAACTACAAAGAAATTTTTAGATTATAAACCCAAATACTCTTTAGAAGATGGGATAAAAGCCTATATTGTAGAAATTAAAAGATTATTTAAAGAAGAAGTTAAATGA
- the gmhB gene encoding D-glycero-beta-D-manno-heptose 1,7-bisphosphate 7-phosphatase, whose amino-acid sequence MQKRVIYLDRDGVINEDFGYVYEISKFKFISGVFEACKEFLNLGYEIIIITNQSGIGRNYYTKEEFETLTNYMLEEFKKQDINILKVYFCPHSPEENCSCRKPKEGMILQSLNDFKIDLENSWLIGDKISDIECAKNGNIANKILIDKKESSNKDFFVAKSLIDSLKYIKG is encoded by the coding sequence ATGCAAAAAAGAGTAATCTATCTTGATAGAGATGGAGTTATAAATGAAGATTTTGGATATGTTTATGAGATTAGCAAATTTAAGTTTATATCTGGAGTTTTTGAAGCGTGTAAAGAGTTTTTAAATTTAGGCTATGAAATAATTATTATTACAAATCAGTCTGGGATTGGAAGAAATTATTATACTAAAGAGGAGTTTGAAACTCTTACAAACTATATGCTAGAAGAGTTTAAAAAACAAGATATTAATATTTTAAAAGTCTATTTTTGTCCTCATAGCCCAGAGGAAAATTGCTCTTGCAGAAAACCAAAAGAAGGAATGATTTTACAATCTTTAAACGATTTTAAAATAGACTTAGAAAACTCTTGGCTTATTGGGGATAAAATAAGTGATATAGAGTGTGCAAAAAATGGTAATATTGCAAATAAAATTTTGATAGATAAAAAAGAGAGTTCAAATAAAGATTTTTTTGTAGCAAAAAGTTTAATTGATAGTTTAAAATATATAAAAGGATAG
- a CDS encoding glycosyltransferase, translating to MSQKTIYFKTENSLINSIKTRADIKILKKGSAIAKFFGKKSYSDIYFHSGSLDEDSINRIKNSKITIVNSFSSMNLILEKTKVDYKKIKVIYPSVNVEYKEQKEVKQKYIEKLSIPLNTKLLFFTAKNFKTSGIKEFLDICSNLTYNEFKIIIAGSKQNLSSLDFILTKYRKLEDKIIKVDEEKENIDDLYLMSDIFLLPTYNKNIASSVIKAMFCECVVFTTMNNDAKEIIDIYATMEHPKDPSTSFKIDAVLFDENELKNIKKQNSSIAIQMSLDRNIEKFDEILLNI from the coding sequence ATGAGTCAAAAAACCATATATTTTAAAACAGAAAATAGTTTGATAAATAGTATAAAAACAAGAGCTGATATAAAAATATTGAAAAAAGGTTCTGCTATAGCTAAATTCTTTGGGAAAAAGAGCTATTCAGATATCTATTTTCATAGTGGTTCTTTAGATGAAGATTCTATAAATAGAATAAAAAATTCAAAAATTACTATTGTAAACTCTTTTTCATCTATGAATCTGATTTTAGAAAAAACAAAAGTAGATTATAAAAAAATAAAAGTTATCTATCCTAGTGTTAATGTTGAATATAAAGAACAAAAAGAGGTAAAACAAAAATATATTGAGAAACTTTCTATCCCTTTAAATACAAAATTACTTTTTTTTACAGCAAAAAATTTTAAAACAAGTGGAATAAAAGAGTTTTTAGATATTTGCTCAAATCTAACTTATAATGAGTTTAAAATTATTATTGCTGGTAGTAAACAGAATTTAAGCTCTTTAGATTTTATTTTAACAAAGTATAGAAAGCTAGAAGATAAGATTATAAAAGTAGATGAAGAGAAAGAGAATATAGATGACTTATATTTAATGAGTGATATTTTTTTACTTCCAACTTATAATAAAAACATAGCCTCAAGTGTTATAAAGGCTATGTTTTGTGAGTGTGTTGTATTTACAACTATGAATAATGATGCAAAAGAGATAATTGATATTTATGCAACAATGGAACATCCAAAAGATCCTAGTACTTCTTTTAAAATAGATGCAGTTTTATTTGATGAGAATGAACTAAAAAATATAAAAAAACAAAATAGTAGTATAGCTATACAGATGAGTTTAGATAGAAATATTGAAAAATTCGATGAGATTTTGTTAAATATTTAA
- the rpmB gene encoding 50S ribosomal protein L28, protein MSRKCAISGKGPMVGNNVSHAKNRTKRRFLPNIRTVRVTLEDGTTTKLRISAKELRTLKKHS, encoded by the coding sequence ATGTCAAGAAAATGTGCAATTTCTGGAAAAGGACCAATGGTTGGAAACAACGTAAGTCATGCTAAAAATAGAACAAAAAGAAGATTTTTACCAAATATTAGAACTGTAAGAGTTACATTAGAAGATGGAACAACTACAAAGCTAAGAATTTCTGCAAAAGAGTTAAGAACTCTTAAAAAACACTCATAA